One window from the genome of Paramisgurnus dabryanus chromosome 22, PD_genome_1.1, whole genome shotgun sequence encodes:
- the vill gene encoding advillin isoform X1, with translation MADTKNVFKSVLRKPGLQLWTINKLQMTPVPEQAYGNFFEGDCYIIIYVSNDTTQSTNIHYWIGNSSSQDEQGAAAIYVSQLDGYLGGSPVQYREVQGSESPKFKSYFKNGLIYKKGGVGSGFTHVDTNVYSIQRLLHVKGTKHVTAKEVEVSWSSFNLGDIFLLDIGKAIIQWNGPQSNRQEKLKAVLLAQDIRDRERGGRAQIGIIEGGQEDASPELMKVMVSVLGQKSIHLKEAIPDDKPDQYQNSNVKLYHVSDASGQLMVQEVAANPLTQDLLTSSDCFILDQGGSSIMVWKGKNASEEERRSAMSRAVGFIKAKNYPPNTKVEVMSDGGESAMFKQLFKSWKETGQTQGMGKTHSVGRIAKVDQVKFDVMELHAQPKLAAQERMVDDASGEVQIYRIEQLELKEVSRKTYGQFYGGDCYLVLYTYNRANKPQYILYMWQGRHATQDEVTACAYQAVNLDNKYNGAPTQVRVVMGKEPKHFLAIFKGKLIIYEGGTGRPGVVNPNPGARLFQVRGTHEMNTKATEVPARASSLNTNDVFLLKTDSVIFLWYGKGCNGDEREMGKTVAELLSQQDKQIVMEGQEPAAFWVALGGKGPYASDKRLEKDDTLHAPRLFECSNQTGRFLMTEVADFTQDDLDEDDVMLLDTWEEIFLWIGNSSNQYETQEANSSAVEYLKTHPAGRDPGTPIISVKQGYEPPTFTGWFNAWDPHKWSGGLSYEEMKSQLGDVSQITVSVNNIDLNKKSGGGAGSYSAPGGPGNIKPINQKTQSSSSSAQNNGKLSGPVNSEQLLNKTPGQLPPGVDPDKREVYLSDADFESLLGCTRNDFQRLPKWRQNDLKKKAGLF, from the exons ATGGCTgatacaaaaaatgtgtttaaaagtgTTCTACGAAAACCTGGTCTACAGCTCTGGACTATCAAT AAATTGCAAATGACCCCTGTCCCAGAGCAAGCCTATGGAAATTTCTTTGAGGGTGACTGCTACATTATTATTTAT GTGAGCAACGACACCACACAATCCACTAACATCCACTATTGGATAGGCAACAGTTCCTCTCAGGATGAGCAGGGGGCAGCAGCCATCTATGTGTCCCAACTGGACGGGTATCTCGGTGGTTCTCCTGTTCAGTACCGAGAGGTTCAGGGATCTGAATCACCGAAATTCAAAAGCTATTTCAAGAATGGCCTCAT ATACAAAAAAGGTGGTGTTGGATCAGGGTTCACGCATGTGGACACCAACGTGTACAGCATTCAGCGTCTGCTCCACGTCAAGGGGACGAAACATGTCACTGCCAAAGAG GTGGAGGTGTCATGGAGCAGTTTTAATTTGGGTGACATATTCTTGCTGGACATTGGAAAAGCAATAATACAGTGGAATGGTCCTCAAAGCAACagacaagaaaaattaaaa GCTGTTCTGTTGGCTCAGGACATCAGGGACAGAGAGCGTGGAGGTCGGGCTCAGATTGGTATTATTGAGGGTGGGCAAGAAGACGCTTCTCCTGAGCTCATGAAGGTTATGGTGTCTGTTTTGGGTCAGAAGAGCATTCATCTTAAAGAGGCCATACCCGATGACAAACCAGACCAATACCAGAACTCAAACGTCAAACTGTACCA TGTTTCAGATGCCAGCGGTCAGCTCATGGTGCAAGAAGTGGCTGCCAATCCACTGACCCAGGATCTGCTAACCTCCTCT GACTGCTTTATATTGGATCAGGGTGGAAGTTCAATAATGGTCTGGAAGGGAAAGAACGCATCAGAGGAAGAAAGACGTTCGGCTATGAGTCGGGCAGTT GGTTTTATTAAAGCAAAAAACTACCCACCGAACACTAAGGTGGAAGTTATGAGTGACGGGGGAGAGTCTGCTATGTTCAAACAACTCTTCAAGTCCTGGAAAGAAACGGGTCAAACTCAAGGCATGGGAAAAACCCACTCAGTGGGCAGGATAG CTAAAGTCGATCAGGTGAAGTTTGATGTCATGGAGCTCCACGCTCAGCCAAAACTGGCAGCTCAGGAGAGGATGGTGGATGATGCTTCAGGTGAAGTTCAG ATCTATCGGATTGAGCAGCTTGAGCTGAAAGAGGTCAGCCGGAAAACTTACGGACAGTTCTATGGAGGCGATTGTTACCTGGTCCTGTACACCTACAATAGAGCTAATAAACCCCAGTACATCCTCTACATGTGGCAG GGCCGTCATGCAACACAGGATGAGGTGACAGCGTGTGCATATCAGGCAGTGAATCTGGATAACAAATACAATGGAGCCCCTACACAGGTCAGGGTGGTTATGGGAAAAGAGCCCAAGCACTTTCTGGccatctttaaaggaaaactcATCATCTATGAG GGCGGGACGGGACGACCAGGTGTGGTAAACCCTAACCCTGGTGCCAGGCTCTTTCAGGTCAGAGGTACACATGAAATGAACACAAAAGCGACAGAGGTGCCAGCCCGAGCCTCTTCTCTAAACACCAATGATGTCTTTCTGCTGAAAACTGATTCAGTTATTTTCCTGTGGTATGGCAAG GGTTGCAATGGTGATGAGAGGGAGATGGGGAAAACCGTAGCCGAACTGCTTTCTCAGCAGGATAAGCAGATAGTGATGGAAGGGCAGGAACCAGCTGCGTTCTGGGTGGCTTTGGGAGGAAAAGGTCCATATGCCAGTGACAAGAG ACTGGAAAAAGACGACACACTTCACGCTCCACGCCTGTTTGAATGCTCCAATCAGACGGGACGATTCCTCATGACGGAAGTGGCTGACTTCACACAGGACGACCTGGATGAAGATGATGTCATGCTGTTAGACACCTGGGAGGAG ATTTTCCTCTGGATTGGCAATTCGTCCAACCAGTATGAGACTCAGGAAGCCAACAGCAGTGCAGTGGAATATCTTAAAACGCACCCTGCAGGTCGAGACCCCGGGACCCCGATTATCTCCGTTAAACAGGGCTATGAGCCACCCACCTTCACAGGCTGGTTTAATGCTTGGGATCCTCACAAGTGGAGC GGTGGCCTTTCATACGAGGAGATGAAAAGCCAGCTGGGTGATGTTTCACAAATCACTGTG AGTGTTAACAACATAGACCTGAATAAGAAGTCAGGAGGAGGAGCAGGGAGCTACAGCGCTCCTGGAGGCCCAGGAAATATAAAGCCCATTAACCAGAAGACACAGTCATCCAGCTCCAGTGCACAAAATAATGGAAAGCTTTCTGGTCCAGTGAACTCTGAGCAACTACTTAATAAAACCCCTGGTCAACTTCCTCCAGGAGTGGACCCTGACAAACGAGAG GTCTATTTGTCTGATGCAGACTTTGAGAGTCTCCTCGGCTGCACACGTAACGATTTCCAACGACTGCCTAAATGGCGCCAGAATGATCTTAAAAAGAAAGCAGGACTGTTTTGA
- the ctdspla gene encoding CTD (carboxy-terminal domain, RNA polymerase II, polypeptide A) small phosphatase-like a isoform X2, whose protein sequence is MDNTSIITQVANPKDEEILSSCQEKVSQSNNSLKKHRNRSIFSPFFCCFRDYNVEPPATNNKTCSLPPPAEENSSPPKPPTKYLLPEASINDYGKNCVVIDLDETLVHSSFKPISNADFIVPVEIDGTVHQVYVLKRPHVDEFLQKMGELFECVLFTASLAKYADPVADLLDQWGVFRARLFRESCVFHRGNYVKDLSRLGRELNKVIIVDNSPASYIFHPENAVPVQSWFDDMSDTELLDLLPLFEGLSRETEIYSVLQSLRSR, encoded by the exons TCTCCCAGTCAAACAACAGTTTAAAGAAACACAGGAACAGAAGTATCTTCAGTCCTTTCTTCTGCTGTTTCCGGGACTATAATGTGGAACCACCAGCCACCAACAACAAGACCTGCTCCCTTCCTCCACCTGCAGAGGAGAACAGCAGCCCTCCAAAG CCTCCAACCAAATACCTCCTGCCTGAGGCCAGCATCAATGACTACGGCAAGAACTGTGTGGTGATCGACCTAGATGAGACCCTCGTGCACAGCTCCTTCAAG CCCATCAGCAATGCAGACTTCATCGTTCCTGTGGAGATAGATGGAACGGTTCATCAG GTTTACGTGCTGAAGAGGCCACATGTGGATGAGTTTCTGCAGAAGATGGGTGAACTGTTTGAATGTGTTCTCTTCACAGCCAGCTTAGCAAAG TATGCTGACCCTGTAGCAGACCTCTTGGACCAGTGGGGCGTGTTCAGGGCACGGCTTTTCAGGGAATCCTGCGTGTTCCACCGGGGCAACTACGTCAAAGACCTCAGCCGACTGGGCCGGGAGCTCAACAAAGTCATCATAGTGGACAACTCGCCTGCCTCCTACATCTTCCATCCAGAAAACGCT GTGCCGGTTCAGTCGTGGTTCGACGACATGAGTGACACAGAGCTGCTGGATTTACTGCCACTGTTTGAAGGTCTGAGCCGAGAGACGGAGATATACAGCGTGTTACAGAGCCTGAGGTCCAGGTAG
- the ctdspla gene encoding CTD (carboxy-terminal domain, RNA polymerase II, polypeptide A) small phosphatase-like a isoform X1: MDNTSIITQVANPKDEEILSSCQEKVSQSNNSLKKHRNRSIFSPFFCCFRDYNVEPPATNNKTCSLPPPAEENSSPPKCDQVQTYPIPSPPTKYLLPEASINDYGKNCVVIDLDETLVHSSFKPISNADFIVPVEIDGTVHQVYVLKRPHVDEFLQKMGELFECVLFTASLAKYADPVADLLDQWGVFRARLFRESCVFHRGNYVKDLSRLGRELNKVIIVDNSPASYIFHPENAVPVQSWFDDMSDTELLDLLPLFEGLSRETEIYSVLQSLRSR, encoded by the exons TCTCCCAGTCAAACAACAGTTTAAAGAAACACAGGAACAGAAGTATCTTCAGTCCTTTCTTCTGCTGTTTCCGGGACTATAATGTGGAACCACCAGCCACCAACAACAAGACCTGCTCCCTTCCTCCACCTGCAGAGGAGAACAGCAGCCCTCCAAAG TGTGATCAGGTCCAGACCTACCCTATTCCCAGT CCTCCAACCAAATACCTCCTGCCTGAGGCCAGCATCAATGACTACGGCAAGAACTGTGTGGTGATCGACCTAGATGAGACCCTCGTGCACAGCTCCTTCAAG CCCATCAGCAATGCAGACTTCATCGTTCCTGTGGAGATAGATGGAACGGTTCATCAG GTTTACGTGCTGAAGAGGCCACATGTGGATGAGTTTCTGCAGAAGATGGGTGAACTGTTTGAATGTGTTCTCTTCACAGCCAGCTTAGCAAAG TATGCTGACCCTGTAGCAGACCTCTTGGACCAGTGGGGCGTGTTCAGGGCACGGCTTTTCAGGGAATCCTGCGTGTTCCACCGGGGCAACTACGTCAAAGACCTCAGCCGACTGGGCCGGGAGCTCAACAAAGTCATCATAGTGGACAACTCGCCTGCCTCCTACATCTTCCATCCAGAAAACGCT GTGCCGGTTCAGTCGTGGTTCGACGACATGAGTGACACAGAGCTGCTGGATTTACTGCCACTGTTTGAAGGTCTGAGCCGAGAGACGGAGATATACAGCGTGTTACAGAGCCTGAGGTCCAGGTAG
- the vill gene encoding advillin isoform X2, with amino-acid sequence MADTKNVFKSVLRKPGLQLWTINKLQMTPVPEQAYGNFFEGDCYIIIYVSNDTTQSTNIHYWIGNSSSQDEQGAAAIYVSQLDGYLGGSPVQYREVQGSESPKFKSYFKNGLIYKKGGVGSGFTHVDTNVYSIQRLLHVKGTKHVTAKEVEVSWSSFNLGDIFLLDIGKAIIQWNGPQSNRQEKLKAVLLAQDIRDRERGGRAQIGIIEGGQEDASPELMKVMVSVLGQKSIHLKEAIPDDKPDQYQNSNVKLYHVSDASGQLMVQEVAANPLTQDLLTSSDCFILDQGGSSIMVWKGKNASEEERRSAMSRAVGFIKAKNYPPNTKVEVMSDGGESAMFKQLFKSWKETGQTQGMGKTHSVGRIAKVDQVKFDVMELHAQPKLAAQERMVDDASGEVQIYRIEQLELKEVSRKTYGQFYGGDCYLVLYTYNRANKPQYILYMWQGRHATQDEVTACAYQAVNLDNKYNGAPTQVRVVMGKEPKHFLAIFKGKLIIYEGGTGRPGVVNPNPGARLFQVRGTHEMNTKATEVPARASSLNTNDVFLLKTDSVIFLWYGKGCNGDEREMGKTVAELLSQQDKQIVMEGQEPAAFWVALGGKGPYASDKRLEKDDTLHAPRLFECSNQTGRFLMTEVADFTQDDLDEDDVMLLDTWEEIFLWIGNSSNQYETQEANSSAVEYLKTHPAGRDPGTPIISVKQGYEPPTFTGWFNAWDPHKWSSVNNIDLNKKSGGGAGSYSAPGGPGNIKPINQKTQSSSSSAQNNGKLSGPVNSEQLLNKTPGQLPPGVDPDKREVYLSDADFESLLGCTRNDFQRLPKWRQNDLKKKAGLF; translated from the exons ATGGCTgatacaaaaaatgtgtttaaaagtgTTCTACGAAAACCTGGTCTACAGCTCTGGACTATCAAT AAATTGCAAATGACCCCTGTCCCAGAGCAAGCCTATGGAAATTTCTTTGAGGGTGACTGCTACATTATTATTTAT GTGAGCAACGACACCACACAATCCACTAACATCCACTATTGGATAGGCAACAGTTCCTCTCAGGATGAGCAGGGGGCAGCAGCCATCTATGTGTCCCAACTGGACGGGTATCTCGGTGGTTCTCCTGTTCAGTACCGAGAGGTTCAGGGATCTGAATCACCGAAATTCAAAAGCTATTTCAAGAATGGCCTCAT ATACAAAAAAGGTGGTGTTGGATCAGGGTTCACGCATGTGGACACCAACGTGTACAGCATTCAGCGTCTGCTCCACGTCAAGGGGACGAAACATGTCACTGCCAAAGAG GTGGAGGTGTCATGGAGCAGTTTTAATTTGGGTGACATATTCTTGCTGGACATTGGAAAAGCAATAATACAGTGGAATGGTCCTCAAAGCAACagacaagaaaaattaaaa GCTGTTCTGTTGGCTCAGGACATCAGGGACAGAGAGCGTGGAGGTCGGGCTCAGATTGGTATTATTGAGGGTGGGCAAGAAGACGCTTCTCCTGAGCTCATGAAGGTTATGGTGTCTGTTTTGGGTCAGAAGAGCATTCATCTTAAAGAGGCCATACCCGATGACAAACCAGACCAATACCAGAACTCAAACGTCAAACTGTACCA TGTTTCAGATGCCAGCGGTCAGCTCATGGTGCAAGAAGTGGCTGCCAATCCACTGACCCAGGATCTGCTAACCTCCTCT GACTGCTTTATATTGGATCAGGGTGGAAGTTCAATAATGGTCTGGAAGGGAAAGAACGCATCAGAGGAAGAAAGACGTTCGGCTATGAGTCGGGCAGTT GGTTTTATTAAAGCAAAAAACTACCCACCGAACACTAAGGTGGAAGTTATGAGTGACGGGGGAGAGTCTGCTATGTTCAAACAACTCTTCAAGTCCTGGAAAGAAACGGGTCAAACTCAAGGCATGGGAAAAACCCACTCAGTGGGCAGGATAG CTAAAGTCGATCAGGTGAAGTTTGATGTCATGGAGCTCCACGCTCAGCCAAAACTGGCAGCTCAGGAGAGGATGGTGGATGATGCTTCAGGTGAAGTTCAG ATCTATCGGATTGAGCAGCTTGAGCTGAAAGAGGTCAGCCGGAAAACTTACGGACAGTTCTATGGAGGCGATTGTTACCTGGTCCTGTACACCTACAATAGAGCTAATAAACCCCAGTACATCCTCTACATGTGGCAG GGCCGTCATGCAACACAGGATGAGGTGACAGCGTGTGCATATCAGGCAGTGAATCTGGATAACAAATACAATGGAGCCCCTACACAGGTCAGGGTGGTTATGGGAAAAGAGCCCAAGCACTTTCTGGccatctttaaaggaaaactcATCATCTATGAG GGCGGGACGGGACGACCAGGTGTGGTAAACCCTAACCCTGGTGCCAGGCTCTTTCAGGTCAGAGGTACACATGAAATGAACACAAAAGCGACAGAGGTGCCAGCCCGAGCCTCTTCTCTAAACACCAATGATGTCTTTCTGCTGAAAACTGATTCAGTTATTTTCCTGTGGTATGGCAAG GGTTGCAATGGTGATGAGAGGGAGATGGGGAAAACCGTAGCCGAACTGCTTTCTCAGCAGGATAAGCAGATAGTGATGGAAGGGCAGGAACCAGCTGCGTTCTGGGTGGCTTTGGGAGGAAAAGGTCCATATGCCAGTGACAAGAG ACTGGAAAAAGACGACACACTTCACGCTCCACGCCTGTTTGAATGCTCCAATCAGACGGGACGATTCCTCATGACGGAAGTGGCTGACTTCACACAGGACGACCTGGATGAAGATGATGTCATGCTGTTAGACACCTGGGAGGAG ATTTTCCTCTGGATTGGCAATTCGTCCAACCAGTATGAGACTCAGGAAGCCAACAGCAGTGCAGTGGAATATCTTAAAACGCACCCTGCAGGTCGAGACCCCGGGACCCCGATTATCTCCGTTAAACAGGGCTATGAGCCACCCACCTTCACAGGCTGGTTTAATGCTTGGGATCCTCACAAGTGGAGC AGTGTTAACAACATAGACCTGAATAAGAAGTCAGGAGGAGGAGCAGGGAGCTACAGCGCTCCTGGAGGCCCAGGAAATATAAAGCCCATTAACCAGAAGACACAGTCATCCAGCTCCAGTGCACAAAATAATGGAAAGCTTTCTGGTCCAGTGAACTCTGAGCAACTACTTAATAAAACCCCTGGTCAACTTCCTCCAGGAGTGGACCCTGACAAACGAGAG GTCTATTTGTCTGATGCAGACTTTGAGAGTCTCCTCGGCTGCACACGTAACGATTTCCAACGACTGCCTAAATGGCGCCAGAATGATCTTAAAAAGAAAGCAGGACTGTTTTGA